DNA sequence from the Trichocoleus desertorum ATA4-8-CV12 genome:
GCCTGCGAGGCTTGCTGGGCTACCTCTAGAGTTTGGGCGATCGCGGCGGCTTCGTTGAGCACTGGAATAATAATCGAAATTTTCTCATTGCCAATCTGTTTAAGACTCGACTGGCTGACTCGCTCCCAAATCACTAAATCTTCTGGGCGATCGACATCGTCTAAGGGGGGCAAAGAACCAATGGATAAATGGTGCTGTTGGGCGATCGCGATCGTTTGTTGCCAGACCCGCTCGGTACTCCAGGCAATATCTTGAAATAACTCTGGGACAAATCGCCGCAGCCCAATCAGGTAATAGCCGCCATCGGTAGCAGGCCCTAACACTAGATCATGCCGCTGTAATTCCTGAAATGCTTTGCTGAGAATGATCGCATCTAGATCTGGGCAATCAATTCCTACAACTACGACTCGCTCCATCCCCGCTCGAAAAGCGAATTGGAAAGCCTGGGTCATCCGTTGCCCTAAGTCTCCTTCACCTTGCGATCGGTAAGCCAATTCTGATCCCAGCCAAGAGCGCATCAGGTAGCGATCGCCGCCCGTGAAACGAACCTCTAGAGCGATCGCTGAATTTGCCTGGAGCAGTTGAGCTTGAGCTAATGTATGTTCTGTCATCCGCTGCTGCAAGATCGCAGCTCTTTCTGGCCCTAAAGCTGGAATGAGTCGAGTTTTTGTTTTGCCAGGTTCAGGATAGCGCGTAAAAATA
Encoded proteins:
- a CDS encoding TIGR04283 family arsenosugar biosynthesis glycosyltransferase, encoding MRERLIIFTRYPEPGKTKTRLIPALGPERAAILQQRMTEHTLAQAQLLQANSAIALEVRFTGGDRYLMRSWLGSELAYRSQGEGDLGQRMTQAFQFAFRAGMERVVVVGIDCPDLDAIILSKAFQELQRHDLVLGPATDGGYYLIGLRRFVPELFQDIAWSTERVWQQTIAIAQQHHLSIGSLPPLDDVDRPEDLVIWERVSQSSLKQIGNEKISIIIPVLNEAAAIAQTLEVAQQASQAEIIVVDGGSQDDTVAIAQSLGVKVISAAACRAQQMNAGAKIATGEVLLFLHGDTLLPADFATQIRQALISPGVISGAFALKIDSAVPGIRLIEWVVNWRSRFLQMPYGDQAIFLRAKTFHSMGGFAELPIMEDFKLMRQLKKKGAIAIVSDPVITSSRRWERLGLLRTTLINQAVILAYFLGVSRDRLARWYRSH